Proteins encoded in a region of the Zea mays cultivar B73 chromosome 2, Zm-B73-REFERENCE-NAM-5.0, whole genome shotgun sequence genome:
- the LOC100279732 gene encoding uncharacterized protein LOC100279732, whose amino-acid sequence MTTRGAKRAATSDPAAPDLPSKRVMDGPSFDVHRAESSHQHVMAGPASLDPRRAEAASKHVRALNTQFASWVQLQLQNHPAELWEDGLKDYISHASEIMEKFKDVVNWLRQNQAGSIVVSSPSSLKDDKSNLPAADDSKLLVQPSSDNKQKAPIMASSSSSFQNSSLPNLFSSPSQQKTPDYSGMFADKKNTSSDSSKPAFQFGGNNVIFGGKKDAPVDSSKPFQFGPNNGIFGDKKDTPSDSSKPFHFGANKGIFGDKKTTSGDSSNPFQFGANNGFPTSNAPSIFSSVAQSFNPQSPPLFSMNQQSVLPGNQNTSEASADADEDAEPEKPSSPSVKKAEEKGVVVVHETKCKVYVKHDDATKGWKDIGVGQLSIRSKEGTEKASKESTPTIVIRNDVGKILLNALIYKGIKMNLQKNTVASIFHTSDAQSSESAGDTVVARTYLFRLKNVEEATKLSTAIKENAPSD is encoded by the exons ATGACAACGCGGGGAGCTAAGCGCGCGGCCACCTCCGACCCCGCCGCACCCGAT TTACCAAGTAAGAGAGTAATGGACGGACCCTCTTTTGATGTTCACAGGGCGGAGTCTTCCCATCAGCATGTGATGGCAGGACCCGCTAGTTTAGATCCTCGGCGGGCGGAGGCTGCTAGCAAACATGTGAGGGCACTTAATACCCAGTTTGCAAG CTGGGTTCAATTGCAGCTGCAAAATCATCCAGCTGAACTTTGGGAGGACGGCCTTAAGGATTACATATCACATGCTTCTGAAATCATG GAAAAATTCAAGGATGTTGTCAACTGGCTAAGGCAAAATCAAGCAGGTTCAATAGTTGTTTCATCCCCAAGCTCACTGAAGGATGATAAGTCCAATCTGCCAGCAGCAGATGATAGCAAGCTCTTAGTACAGCCAAGTTCAGATAACAAACAGAAGGCTCCAATTatggcttctagttcttcatcttTTCAGAACTCAAGCTTACCGAACCTTTTTTCATCGCCTTCTCAGCAAAAAACACCAGATTACAGTG GTATGTTTGCTGACAAGAAGAACACGTCCAGTGATAGCAGTAAACCAGCTTTCCAGTTTGGTGGAAATAATGTCATATTTGGTGGCAAGAAGGATGCACCTGTTGACAGCAGTAAACCTTTCCAGTTTGGTCCGAATAATGGCATATTTGGTGACAAGAAGGATACTCCCAGTGACAGCAGCAAACCTTTCCATTTTGGTGCAAACAAGGGCATATTTGGCGACAAGAAGACGACAAGTGGTGACAGCAGTAATCCTTTTCAGTTTGGTGCAAATAATGGTTTTCCAACATCCAATGCACCATCTATTTTTTCTTCAGTTGCCCAAAGTTTTAACCCACAGAGTCCACCTCTGTTTTCAATGAATCAACAATCAGTCCTCCCAG GAAACCAAAATACTTCTGAAGCTTCAGCTGACGCAGATGAAG ATGCTGAACCTGAGAAGCCAAGCAGCCCTTCTGTAAAGAAGGCAGAAGAGAAGGGGGTAGTTGTCGTTCATGAAACCAAATGCAAGGTGTATGTCAAG CATGATGATGCCACTAAGGGTTGGAAAGACATTGGTGTTGGTCAGCTCTCTATCAGAAGTAAAGAAGGCACAGAGAAAGCTTCCAAAGAATCCACTCCTACCATTGTTATAAGAAACGAT GTTGGTAAAATCCTCCTGAATGCTCTGATCTACAAGGGGATAAAAATGAACCTTCAGAAGAATACGGTTGCTTCGATATTTCATACTTCA GATGCACAATCAAGTGAATCAGCTGGTGACACAGTTGTAGCTCGAACATACCTGTTCCGATTGAAAAATGTAGAGGAGGCTACAAAACTATCGACAGCAATCAAGGAGAATGCGCCCTCAGACTAG
- the LOC100279732 gene encoding uncharacterized protein isoform X1 has translation MTTRGAKRAATSDPAAPDLPSKRVMDGPSFDVHRAESSHQHVMAGPASLDPRRAEAASKHVRALNTQFASWVQLQLQNHPAELWEDGLKDYISHASEIMEKFKDVVNWLRQNQAGSIVVSSPSSLKDDKSNLPAADDSKLLVQPSSDNKQKAPIMASSSSSFQNSSLPNLFSSPSQQKTPDYSGMFADKKNTSSDSSKPAFQFGGNNVIFGGKKDAPVDSSKPFQFGPNNGIFGDKKDTPSDSSKPFHFGANKGIFGDKKTTSVAQSFNPQSPPLFSMNQQSVLPGNQNTSEASADADEDAEPEKPSSPSVKKAEEKGVVVVHETKCKVYVKHDDATKGWKDIGVGQLSIRSKEGTEKASKESTPTIVIRNDVGKILLNALIYKGIKMNLQKNTVASIFHTSDAQSSESAGDTVVARTYLFRLKNVEEATKLSTAIKENAPSD, from the exons ATGACAACGCGGGGAGCTAAGCGCGCGGCCACCTCCGACCCCGCCGCACCCGAT TTACCAAGTAAGAGAGTAATGGACGGACCCTCTTTTGATGTTCACAGGGCGGAGTCTTCCCATCAGCATGTGATGGCAGGACCCGCTAGTTTAGATCCTCGGCGGGCGGAGGCTGCTAGCAAACATGTGAGGGCACTTAATACCCAGTTTGCAAG CTGGGTTCAATTGCAGCTGCAAAATCATCCAGCTGAACTTTGGGAGGACGGCCTTAAGGATTACATATCACATGCTTCTGAAATCATG GAAAAATTCAAGGATGTTGTCAACTGGCTAAGGCAAAATCAAGCAGGTTCAATAGTTGTTTCATCCCCAAGCTCACTGAAGGATGATAAGTCCAATCTGCCAGCAGCAGATGATAGCAAGCTCTTAGTACAGCCAAGTTCAGATAACAAACAGAAGGCTCCAATTatggcttctagttcttcatcttTTCAGAACTCAAGCTTACCGAACCTTTTTTCATCGCCTTCTCAGCAAAAAACACCAGATTACAGTG GTATGTTTGCTGACAAGAAGAACACGTCCAGTGATAGCAGTAAACCAGCTTTCCAGTTTGGTGGAAATAATGTCATATTTGGTGGCAAGAAGGATGCACCTGTTGACAGCAGTAAACCTTTCCAGTTTGGTCCGAATAATGGCATATTTGGTGACAAGAAGGATACTCCCAGTGACAGCAGCAAACCTTTCCATTTTGGTGCAAACAAGGGCATATTTGGCGACAAGAAGACGACAAGTG TTGCCCAAAGTTTTAACCCACAGAGTCCACCTCTGTTTTCAATGAATCAACAATCAGTCCTCCCAG GAAACCAAAATACTTCTGAAGCTTCAGCTGACGCAGATGAAG ATGCTGAACCTGAGAAGCCAAGCAGCCCTTCTGTAAAGAAGGCAGAAGAGAAGGGGGTAGTTGTCGTTCATGAAACCAAATGCAAGGTGTATGTCAAG CATGATGATGCCACTAAGGGTTGGAAAGACATTGGTGTTGGTCAGCTCTCTATCAGAAGTAAAGAAGGCACAGAGAAAGCTTCCAAAGAATCCACTCCTACCATTGTTATAAGAAACGAT GTTGGTAAAATCCTCCTGAATGCTCTGATCTACAAGGGGATAAAAATGAACCTTCAGAAGAATACGGTTGCTTCGATATTTCATACTTCA GATGCACAATCAAGTGAATCAGCTGGTGACACAGTTGTAGCTCGAACATACCTGTTCCGATTGAAAAATGTAGAGGAGGCTACAAAACTATCGACAGCAATCAAGGAGAATGCGCCCTCAGACTAG
- the LOC100279732 gene encoding uncharacterized protein isoform X3, whose product MAESSHQHVMAGPASLDPRRAEAASKHVRALNTQFASWVQLQLQNHPAELWEDGLKDYISHASEIMEKFKDVVNWLRQNQAGSIVVSSPSSLKDDKSNLPAADDSKLLVQPSSDNKQKAPIMASSSSSFQNSSLPNLFSSPSQQKTPDYSGMFADKKNTSSDSSKPAFQFGGNNVIFGGKKDAPVDSSKPFQFGPNNGIFGDKKDTPSDSSKPFHFGANKGIFGDKKTTSVAQSFNPQSPPLFSMNQQSVLPGNQNTSEASADADEDAEPEKPSSPSVKKAEEKGVVVVHETKCKVYVKHDDATKGWKDIGVGQLSIRSKEGTEKASKESTPTIVIRNDVGKILLNALIYKGIKMNLQKNTVASIFHTSDAQSSESAGDTVVARTYLFRLKNVEEATKLSTAIKENAPSD is encoded by the exons AT GGCGGAGTCTTCCCATCAGCATGTGATGGCAGGACCCGCTAGTTTAGATCCTCGGCGGGCGGAGGCTGCTAGCAAACATGTGAGGGCACTTAATACCCAGTTTGCAAG CTGGGTTCAATTGCAGCTGCAAAATCATCCAGCTGAACTTTGGGAGGACGGCCTTAAGGATTACATATCACATGCTTCTGAAATCATG GAAAAATTCAAGGATGTTGTCAACTGGCTAAGGCAAAATCAAGCAGGTTCAATAGTTGTTTCATCCCCAAGCTCACTGAAGGATGATAAGTCCAATCTGCCAGCAGCAGATGATAGCAAGCTCTTAGTACAGCCAAGTTCAGATAACAAACAGAAGGCTCCAATTatggcttctagttcttcatcttTTCAGAACTCAAGCTTACCGAACCTTTTTTCATCGCCTTCTCAGCAAAAAACACCAGATTACAGTG GTATGTTTGCTGACAAGAAGAACACGTCCAGTGATAGCAGTAAACCAGCTTTCCAGTTTGGTGGAAATAATGTCATATTTGGTGGCAAGAAGGATGCACCTGTTGACAGCAGTAAACCTTTCCAGTTTGGTCCGAATAATGGCATATTTGGTGACAAGAAGGATACTCCCAGTGACAGCAGCAAACCTTTCCATTTTGGTGCAAACAAGGGCATATTTGGCGACAAGAAGACGACAAGTG TTGCCCAAAGTTTTAACCCACAGAGTCCACCTCTGTTTTCAATGAATCAACAATCAGTCCTCCCAG GAAACCAAAATACTTCTGAAGCTTCAGCTGACGCAGATGAAG ATGCTGAACCTGAGAAGCCAAGCAGCCCTTCTGTAAAGAAGGCAGAAGAGAAGGGGGTAGTTGTCGTTCATGAAACCAAATGCAAGGTGTATGTCAAG CATGATGATGCCACTAAGGGTTGGAAAGACATTGGTGTTGGTCAGCTCTCTATCAGAAGTAAAGAAGGCACAGAGAAAGCTTCCAAAGAATCCACTCCTACCATTGTTATAAGAAACGAT GTTGGTAAAATCCTCCTGAATGCTCTGATCTACAAGGGGATAAAAATGAACCTTCAGAAGAATACGGTTGCTTCGATATTTCATACTTCA GATGCACAATCAAGTGAATCAGCTGGTGACACAGTTGTAGCTCGAACATACCTGTTCCGATTGAAAAATGTAGAGGAGGCTACAAAACTATCGACAGCAATCAAGGAGAATGCGCCCTCAGACTAG
- the LOC100279732 gene encoding uncharacterized protein isoform X2 has translation MAESSHQHVMAGPASLDPRRAEAASKHVRALNTQFASWVQLQLQNHPAELWEDGLKDYISHASEIMEKFKDVVNWLRQNQAGSIVVSSPSSLKDDKSNLPAADDSKLLVQPSSDNKQKAPIMASSSSSFQNSSLPNLFSSPSQQKTPDYSGMFADKKNTSSDSSKPAFQFGGNNVIFGGKKDAPVDSSKPFQFGPNNGIFGDKKDTPSDSSKPFHFGANKGIFGDKKTTSGDSSNPFQFGANNGFPTSNAPSIFSSVAQSFNPQSPPLFSMNQQSVLPGNQNTSEASADADEDAEPEKPSSPSVKKAEEKGVVVVHETKCKVYVKHDDATKGWKDIGVGQLSIRSKEGTEKASKESTPTIVIRNDVGKILLNALIYKGIKMNLQKNTVASIFHTSDAQSSESAGDTVVARTYLFRLKNVEEATKLSTAIKENAPSD, from the exons AT GGCGGAGTCTTCCCATCAGCATGTGATGGCAGGACCCGCTAGTTTAGATCCTCGGCGGGCGGAGGCTGCTAGCAAACATGTGAGGGCACTTAATACCCAGTTTGCAAG CTGGGTTCAATTGCAGCTGCAAAATCATCCAGCTGAACTTTGGGAGGACGGCCTTAAGGATTACATATCACATGCTTCTGAAATCATG GAAAAATTCAAGGATGTTGTCAACTGGCTAAGGCAAAATCAAGCAGGTTCAATAGTTGTTTCATCCCCAAGCTCACTGAAGGATGATAAGTCCAATCTGCCAGCAGCAGATGATAGCAAGCTCTTAGTACAGCCAAGTTCAGATAACAAACAGAAGGCTCCAATTatggcttctagttcttcatcttTTCAGAACTCAAGCTTACCGAACCTTTTTTCATCGCCTTCTCAGCAAAAAACACCAGATTACAGTG GTATGTTTGCTGACAAGAAGAACACGTCCAGTGATAGCAGTAAACCAGCTTTCCAGTTTGGTGGAAATAATGTCATATTTGGTGGCAAGAAGGATGCACCTGTTGACAGCAGTAAACCTTTCCAGTTTGGTCCGAATAATGGCATATTTGGTGACAAGAAGGATACTCCCAGTGACAGCAGCAAACCTTTCCATTTTGGTGCAAACAAGGGCATATTTGGCGACAAGAAGACGACAAGTGGTGACAGCAGTAATCCTTTTCAGTTTGGTGCAAATAATGGTTTTCCAACATCCAATGCACCATCTATTTTTTCTTCAGTTGCCCAAAGTTTTAACCCACAGAGTCCACCTCTGTTTTCAATGAATCAACAATCAGTCCTCCCAG GAAACCAAAATACTTCTGAAGCTTCAGCTGACGCAGATGAAG ATGCTGAACCTGAGAAGCCAAGCAGCCCTTCTGTAAAGAAGGCAGAAGAGAAGGGGGTAGTTGTCGTTCATGAAACCAAATGCAAGGTGTATGTCAAG CATGATGATGCCACTAAGGGTTGGAAAGACATTGGTGTTGGTCAGCTCTCTATCAGAAGTAAAGAAGGCACAGAGAAAGCTTCCAAAGAATCCACTCCTACCATTGTTATAAGAAACGAT GTTGGTAAAATCCTCCTGAATGCTCTGATCTACAAGGGGATAAAAATGAACCTTCAGAAGAATACGGTTGCTTCGATATTTCATACTTCA GATGCACAATCAAGTGAATCAGCTGGTGACACAGTTGTAGCTCGAACATACCTGTTCCGATTGAAAAATGTAGAGGAGGCTACAAAACTATCGACAGCAATCAAGGAGAATGCGCCCTCAGACTAG